Proteins found in one Bordetella genomosp. 11 genomic segment:
- a CDS encoding GlxA family transcriptional regulator: MTGDRQDPNDDAWPADRRLVVMLSYRGANLLDISGPVQAFETAARQAVASGEWAAAPYRTVVASETGGPVLTGAGVAIDTVPLAALDGRDIDTLIAPGGSPDGQPVAEPALVRWIAGRAAAARRVCSVCTGTFLLAEAGLLQGLRVTTHWRWAQRLQAMYPGLLVDAEPIFIRQGRIWTSAGVTAGIDLALALVEADLGHRTALAAARDMVMFIKRPGGQSQFSVPLLAQHGAGQAQFAELHAWMVAHLHEDLRVERLAEQAGMAPRTFARAYAAAVGRTPAKTVECMRFEAACRALEASPAPLKRIAADTGHGSEQNLRRLFLRRLRVTPQQYRARFAPNHPMPA; this comes from the coding sequence ATGACAGGCGATAGGCAGGACCCGAATGACGATGCATGGCCGGCGGATCGCCGCCTGGTGGTGATGCTGAGCTACCGTGGCGCGAACCTGCTGGATATCTCCGGCCCGGTGCAGGCGTTCGAGACCGCCGCAAGACAGGCGGTGGCATCCGGCGAATGGGCCGCCGCGCCTTACCGGACCGTCGTCGCGTCGGAGACCGGCGGACCGGTATTGACGGGCGCGGGGGTCGCGATCGACACCGTGCCGCTGGCCGCGCTGGACGGACGCGACATCGACACGCTGATCGCGCCGGGCGGCAGCCCGGACGGCCAGCCCGTGGCGGAACCCGCCCTGGTCCGCTGGATCGCTGGCCGGGCCGCGGCGGCCCGCCGGGTTTGCTCGGTGTGCACCGGCACCTTTCTTCTGGCCGAAGCCGGCCTGCTGCAGGGGCTGCGCGTGACCACGCACTGGCGCTGGGCGCAGCGCCTGCAGGCCATGTACCCCGGCCTGCTCGTCGATGCCGAACCGATCTTCATCCGCCAGGGCCGGATCTGGACGTCGGCGGGCGTGACGGCGGGCATCGACCTGGCCCTGGCACTGGTCGAGGCGGATCTGGGCCATCGCACCGCCCTGGCCGCGGCGCGCGACATGGTGATGTTCATCAAGCGGCCGGGCGGACAATCGCAGTTCAGTGTGCCCCTGCTGGCGCAGCATGGCGCGGGACAGGCGCAGTTCGCCGAACTGCATGCATGGATGGTCGCCCACCTGCACGAGGATCTGCGGGTGGAGCGCCTGGCCGAACAGGCCGGCATGGCGCCGCGCACCTTCGCGCGGGCGTATGCGGCGGCGGTGGGCCGTACACCGGCGAAAACAGTGGAATGCATGCGTTTCGAGGCGGCGTGCCGGGCGCTGGAAGCCAGTCCGGCTCCGCTGAAACGCATCGCGGCCGATACCGGGCACGGCAGCGAGCAGAACCTGCGCCGCCTGTTCCTGCGCCGCCTGCGCGTCACGCCGCAGCAGTACCGCGCGCGCTTCGCGCCGAACCACCCGATGCCGGCGTGA